In Carassius carassius chromosome 2, fCarCar2.1, whole genome shotgun sequence, the DNA window GAAACATTTTTTGAGACGAGAACaaggaaaaaaaagattggatagggaaagctctggcttcgtgtGGATGTGGCGTATGAGGTATCTGTAAGTGCACTCTAATTTTGATCAtagttatttttcaaatatctaataaaaaaaaaattatactatgCTTTAGAAATGTGCTTAAAAAAACTGCCCTTCTACTCGTGTTAGGATAACTTCAACTAGGAATAAGCAGTGACCTTGAATTTTaggaaattttatatatatatatatattatatatatatatatatatatatatatatatatatatatataatataaacacacacacacaaatatatatatatatatataatgttcaaTTTTAGCAGCTTACACACAACAGCATTTAAATTTTGACTGTTTGTGACTTTAACATGTTTTCAGTAACAGTAACATACCTTATTTGACTCAAATTGAAATGATTAAAACTCATAGGAAATTACCACACAAACTGCACATTGCCTGCTCTTTagatgtcaatatttataatatagcACACTCTCACATATCTTTGTCTAGTTTTAAAGTAGGCAGAAATCGCAATCGTCTTTCTCCCCTGTTATGCATATGTGATTAGGTCATTAATTGCTCACAAATAACCAGTTAACTTTTTGTACATTTGGAGGTTCTCCAAAAGTAACATTTGTATTCATATTTCTTGATCTCATTCCTTTCAGCCAGTCACCATTGAGGGAACAGAATCTGCTTCTCTTCAGACTCCCGAGGACTCAAATGAGACCTCATCCTCCATGGATCCCAAAGAACAGGAAGAGAAGATGGACGACTCACCTGCTCCTGAAGAATCACAGATCTCATCCCCCGAGTTACCCCAGGAGAAGTCACCCTGCTCTTCAGGGTCTAAGGAGTCCTGCCAAAAGAGGCAAACGGTCTCCTCTGGCACAGCGACCCACAACCAGACTAACCTGGTTTGTCTTCCATTGGTATCCGATGGGTTAAAGCTTATCTGGGTGCGCGCGGAGCAGGTCCACGAGCTGGATGCCATGTCAGATCTTGTAGAAGCATTTAATGCATTCCCTTACCCCACATCGCAGGAGGCAAGCGCTCTAGCTCGAAAGTGTGCATTACCGCCGGAGCGTGTTAAAGCCTGGTTCATGATGCAGCGGGTACGTTATGGGATCAGCTGGGCTGACGACGACATCCAAGAGACGCGGCGCAAGCTGTGGCACATTCAGAAAGGAGCGGTTGCCGAGGAGTGTGTGGAAATAAACGACGAGGAGGATTGTGTAAGACGTGATGAATCTAAACAGGTTTTTATACCACCGTCTGCGGCAAATGCCCATGTAGGTCAGAGAGACCAGATGCCTAAACCCAGCCGAACTGTTCCTCAGCACATAACCAATGACCAAAACCGCTTGCATTTTAGCCAGAATAATACTTCGCAATCCAATAACTTTGAGCAGCAGTTGCACAGTGCTAATGTTGTGTACAAAAACGGTCATGGACCTGCATCCCAAGTTCCTCAAGTTAATCTTCAATTCCAAAATGATAGTAGAAACCTAACGCCTCACAATACTGGAGTCCAACTGCGCGATTCCTATGGCCGTCCAACATCGAACGTCCAACACACTGCAATGTCGTACCCCGAGTTTCCTGAGCTTTCACAGTCTATACCCTGCTTACCAGGGAAAAAAACGAAAGCACAGCTGATGGCCCTGCGCCGCAGTTTTGTACAGAAGTCTTGGCCCTCTGACGGCGAAGTTCAGCGGCTCCAGAAAATGACTGGACTAAATCGGCGAGAAATTCGCAAATGGTTCGCAGACAGCCGTTACCAGCTTCGCAAGAACGGAAGGGCATGGCTAGTCAAGCTTGCAAGCCAAAATCGGTCTTCCCAGCTGGTGCAACAGAACTCTCACACTGAGCAGGAGAACGATGTTCTACCTAGTGCTGATTTTTACAACAACGACGAGGCTGACGACACAGGGGCAGGGTTTGAGGTTGATGTAGATTTGGCTGACGATGAGGGACCAGTAGGCCAATCAATTGAAACCAAGGAGGAAGTAAGTGATGAAGGTGAGTTTGATAACGGCAGTGCTTCCGTTCAACAATATTCTGCAGACGTCTCTCCCTCTCCTTCGCCTTCTCCATCATTCCTCCGTGGCCGGGTAGAACCGAACGTGCGACTTCGTAAGAAGACGAGGGAACAGTTGGAAATGTTGCGGCAGAACTTCCTACGCTGCCAGTGGCCCACAAGCGACGATTACCTGATACTCCAGAAGAAGACTGGTTTGACGCGGACAGAGATTATCCAGTGGTACGGAGACACGCGTTATCATATTAAACACAATCAGATGCGCTGGATGACCTCAGAGGAGAGGGAACGTATCATTGAAGTTATAATGGAACAGCAGAAAAGGGGTGGGAATTATTCAAGGGGGAAAGTCTCATTTGAGAAGGTAGGCTCTGGGTTGAGTTTGGGTGATTCTACATTAATTAACCAAGGTGGAGGGGGCAAAGCCGCAACATGGAATGAACTTTTTAGGGAAAGTACCCCAGTTTTGCCTGAGGGTGAACTCTGACCTCAGAAGCAAAGTCAGTTTGAGATGGCATTTGTAGCTGTGCAGATAAATGGAAACTGAATTCCACATCACTGCCAAAGATGTTACACAAAACCTTTTTTTCCCTCCTTTAACCTGTCTGGATATTTCCATTTCAGATTAATGCTATGATCCAGGGTCTTGTAGAACCTCTCACAACATTGTTATGCAATATGTAACTCCAAAACTAAGCATCTTACTTGAATCTAAAATATTTAGTATTAGAATATCTACCTTTTAAAGTAACTGAAACTAAATTGTATATGACAAGGCACTGAATGACTGTACAATGCATTTTGTTATGTCGCTTGTTTTATCAGAGGTCTGTTCAGTGTGACTCAACAGAGTGAATGCATGCGTGTTGCCATTTTCATGTTTAAGTTGCACTTCGAGCTTAGATATGTAGATTTTTGCTTTTACAAAAGTCAATTGTATTTAAGGTTATAAACATAACTGCAAACTTTTAGATCCAGTGTGctacagaaatgtttctttgacAGAAACATAGTGCTGACATAATACTACATAATTTATGTGCTTTATTTCCTCCAACACAACCCCCATCAATTTCATTActtgtgattttattattaataatataatttgtagACTAATTAAAATCTTGAGTAGTCACTATATGGAGTTTGTTAGTCTATGCATTGAGTAAGCTGGCTAGAGAGACTTACCTTTTTTGTGCTGAAGCTTTTTGTACCAGTTTGGTTTTACTTAATAAATTGatcttaaaacattttaatatttaatctttCCTTTTTCTAAACATTCACTATAATGACAattttgtatttacataatatttacatttaatcatttagcttatgcttttatccaaagcgacttacaaaatgAGGAAGATGAAATTATACAGTCtataacataaaaatattgaatggtaaagttgaaataaacatttataaacaaggTCAAACACAGAAGTAACACTGGGTGGTCCTAgactaagaataaaaaaaaaatcactcctaAAGAGCAGTTTTCATAGAAACAAGCATTTTCCTGGAGCAATTTATCATTAAACCAACAAAgtacaatttacaataaaaatcattaacaatttaatgcattaggtatcaactaacaaataaatgctgctcttctgaacctCCATTCGTGATTCCCATTAATAAGAAATATTGGGATCACTTGTGTCATATTGCAGACTGAATtcatggctgctaaaaattcagcttaccatcagaggaataaattaccaCCAAGTGTGgtgtataaattaacatttaccTAGATTAATTAATATTGCAAAATTGTTGTTCATTCATTATACCTAatgcattaatgttaaaataaaccgTAGAGTTATCATATAAAATGATCTaggaaatattttagaaaaaaccCTCCAGAAAAAAATCATCCCTCAGTTACATTCGTGATCTCAGATTCATGTCCTATAAATTCCAAGTTTCTCCAGTTATTCCCAATACTTGATAGGTTTGTCATGCTGGGCTTGAAGAAGATCCGCCCCTTGGATGATACGGCGAATCACAGCAGCAGATGAGATCAGTAAGTGTCCAGCAGCATGGAGGAGAGTGGACATGACTCTGAGGGCCTCCCTGTGATACAACAGTAATGTAGGATacaattcagtatttttttttttacaaataaatggtAAAACAAACCATTAAAGTGCTTACGAGTTTCCACCTTTAGTCTGTTTACCTCAGGACTTTCTTTGGCCCCATACATTGGAAATCTGCACTGACAGAGTAGAGCCCTTTGAATGTGGCTTTCACATTCAGCGAGCCGAATACATCTTTGGGGTGCGTACGGTAAAGATCAAAGGTGATCTGAGCAATGTCTTTTCCTGTCCTTGGTTTACTATCACCTGGATTGTTTCCACCCCTTTGACGTAACTAGGAGGGTTAGAAGAAATAAAGATAATGATGCAAATGAAACAACATTCATAAGTGACTGAAACCTTAAGAAAGTCTTTGATTTAGTAAAATTTTTGCCTCATAATAAGATGTGTGATAAGTATACATGTGATGCATACTACCACCTTTCTAATGTTAAAGAAGTCAGTCAGATAAGCGGTATAATCAAGATGGAAAAAAACATtctgcatgaaaaaaaacaaatacacatacaGGGTGAGGTTTCCAGATTTCTCCAGTTGTCAAGGCCATGAAAACGATGTTGTCTGGCAGGGCTAAGAGGAACTCTTCTGAGTCAACCTCTGTCCCATCCTCTTCACACACCAAAGTCAGCTCAGTAGATATCAAGAGAGCCTGGGCTGCCTGTGGTAAGAATCACAGTACAAAATGCCCCACAATGTTTAAATGCACCAAAAATGTTTATGATCAATGTCTGTAAAAGTTCTCAGATATCCTGGACATTGTAGGATGTCTAGAAAACTGGTTGAGTTTCTGTTTAACATAGGGCAGGGGGCGCTACACACAGAAAAAACCACTGCAAAGCCCTAGAGGTGAGCTTAACCAATGTGTCTACATTAAAAAGCCCTTTTAGGTAAGCGACAAAACTTCCAGTTGAATGATGTTTATTTCCTACCTTCTCTTTGAGCTCCTCTAGAGTTCCAGCAGTGACTCCTTTTTTGACCTCTCTGTTCCAGGAACAGACTCTGAATGGACGCTGAGGGGGCGACCATACCCGCCGGGACACTGACCTGAGAGAAAGAGCCGAGGGCAATGAGGGGGGAGGCAAAACGTCAAAGACAAAATAGAGTACAAAAAATGGTGGTTTTGTCAAGAGTCAATGTAGAAAAGTCCACTTAAAGGAAAAGTTAGCACGATAATGCTTaattatttacttaccctcatgttgtatgactttcttccttGGAAGGATTTTGAAGAATTGTATTGTTGGTCTTGGTTCATATGGCTTACTGTATATACTAAATGTCAAGTCTTATGAAGCCATGTGAAAGCTTTGtatagaaaaaaatctaaatttgatatTTACTGACATCCCTGTAAATCTTAATGTCCCCCTTAGCTCTTCTTGCCATTTTCAAGGGGAAAATAATTATGCCTAAATTGGTAAACAATTGGAAGCATCGCATAAAGTGACAAATCAGACTGATCTGATCACTGTTCACTAAAAGGAAAGATTACCACTAAAATATCACTTGAATAatgatataaaatacatatttggcgtttttgtgtcttttttgaaGTTTGAAAACAACAGTACCTGATATAAGTGACCAAGATGAttcttcaaaatctttttttttttttttttttgtgagtgtgtgtattcCATGATAGAAAGAAACCCAtggaggtttggaacaacatgaggatgtgtAAATAATGATTTTCCTAGAATAATCAATGACTGCTTTAAAAGTGGGACAAGCACAGACAGCACATGGCTGTTATCAGACTCTGTCTTATCTAAAGAGCTGTTATTGAAATTAAACAAATGTCCTGAGAGAGACCAACAGTTAAAGTCCAATGTTAAAGCTAAGGACAAAGACTGATAAAACTAATTAAACtaaatatgtttgtatttttgtatatttactaAGAACTTCGATCAAATGTAAATCTGACTGTCTTACTCAAAGCATACTTCAGAAGATAAATAGGCATATTGTAAATAACAGTattgaataaacaaaataatattttctaaacTCACTTGAACAGGGAGGCTGTTGTTTCCATGATCTGTGGTTGAGGTCTTCTGCCTGTCACCTCTGTTTGAGTTGTGTACAGTCCTTTTTGCCTCTGTTTGACCGTTTGAGGTAAACTAGTGATACTGAGTAACAGCTGTTGGAGAATATCTTTTTGACAATAATGTGTTGTGTGATGCTAGCCAAGTGGACTTTGACTTTGCTGGATGATTTATCCTGATTGCCTTTGTCATTGGGCAAGGTCTCTTCTCAGATTGCACTTGTGTGTTTAGGAGCCAAAGTTTGAATTATGTAGAATGATGTAGGTAGGGAGGCTGGTTAACGTTGTAAAAGTTATTTTTCCTTGGGATTCTACAGTACTTAAAATCGTCAAAACaaaagccaaaacattttttttgtctacacctcataataaaatgcaaaagaaaccaggcattgtttaaaaaaaaaaagaaagaaatttgtccctaatgagttaaaaaaaaagaaagaaaaaaagaagaaaaaaagctctCCTCTTTACATACTTCAGACCGGAAACAGCATTTCGTCATTTTGGCGCGAGAAATGTATTCCTACCGCGACCATTATTACGTTCTTATGAATCATCAGTTGTTTTTATAAACGTGGCGTATTGGATGTAAATATAGATCAAAGGACAGAAAGCTACACACCGTgttgttaaaatacattttgcgGATGACTTCTAGTTCGAGTTGTATCAAATAACGTTAAGCGATTCCCAGAACACCAGAGTTGTTTATTTTCTGGACGGAGAGGCAATGAAAACAGCGACTAACGCTATGAATGAAGGTGGGTCTGTGCAGTGTAACTTAGTTGGTAAAAATCTATTAAAAGAAGAATTATCGTATGTTATGCATTTCTCTGTAGTGCGTTTGTTTTTAGATGTGAGGGATTTTCTATGCAGATTTAGTCCAGCTAACATGTTAACTGAGAAGCGTACATCTAACGTTAGTTAAAGAAGTGAATATCAGAGCAGTTAATATCTAGAATTAATGTCTATATGGGTAGTTGACTTGACATTTTGAGCACTGACAtgctgaaatataaaataattctctctctttctctctctctctttatatatatatatatatatatatatatatatatatatatatatatatatatatatatatatatatatatatacgataaCATGATGATAATAAATCAATGAGTTGCAGTACAGATTTCTTATTCTAATTGTTTCAGATTATTGGATCTTCAGATTATTACTTATTTTCTACAGACCCCCCTCTACCCCTGTCAGCACTGCGGCTCATCGCTCCATCTTTACGCCTGATGTCCGCAGCCATGTGGAAAGTGATGCTGCAGAGAGacacagtgcattatgggaaaCTGGAGGAGACCATAACATCACTTTGTGAGACTGTCCCGGGCCTGCTCTATTACAGACATCAGGCCAGGCTGACAATTGGTTTGCGGGCACTGGTGAGATTACTGAAAAGTACTGCCTGCATCACATATGAAAAAACACCAGTAGCATGTACTTTTTTTTACGCTGCCATCTTTGTTATTCTCAGTTATGTACACATGCACTGTACATTGTCCATTACTGTTTAAGCTACATGTGGTTCAGTGAAGTAGTCTCCGTCatatattgaaactttgttgttTTCTAAGGTTTTTAGTCTGTGAATAGTAAAGATATTTCTTTGCTTTTTATCCTGCTAACCTAAGATGATCTTGGAAGAGCTTCGTCAGTCAGATCCTCCTGATGCTCAGCGTGTCCTCCAGGAGCTGCACAAGCTGCTAGAATCCTCCATTCCCATCGGAAAGGTGAGTTTGGCCCTGTCACTGGTGCAGTGTCTTGTTTGTCTCATCATGTTTTCCAGTTTTATTCTCATCTAGCTTCTTTAGAAGTTAAATAGTGTTCTTGGATATAATTTCACAAGAGTTACATGCGACAACAAGTACTGCACCTTTCTTTATCCTCAGGTGAAGGATCAAAAGGTGGAAGAAGCTAAACGCAATTTTCAGACCCTGGTGTACTCTCTCTTGAAGAATGCAGCAGCCAGAAAACTGTTTTTCAaggtaaaacaaacacacacaaaaactctgAGAACTGCTCCACAAATACTCATTGACATCTTTCACCTGATATGTTTTCATGAGAgtgctttaaacttttttttttcatttatatcattttttataatttgtctGTCAGTGACAGAAGGCGTTTCTAAATTATCTGTCACTGGTTGGTAAAAGCCTAGAAATCTTCAATTAATGCAAACTTTTATTCATGTACACAAACATAGTTTTGTCTTTAACTCCAGGAGGAATTCCATCTTCACTATGGAGGAAACTATGTGGCCAATCTAGAGAAATTATTGTTGGAGTTTCTAATTCGACTGGATAAACTATTACCAATTCCAGATCTTGCTCAGGTATAATTCATTATAAGGTTCAGaacaaaaccctttttttttggttttatgtatatcagaattttttttcttccattgctGTTAGAGtatgttgtagttgttgttgtttgtgtttgtaatTTAAGATACTCTGTTCATGCCATGAAATTAACCTTTGGTGCTGTCATGGCATAAtagtaaggggggggggggggtcacatgcgaatattgtttacttttttcttttttttcttttttaattatacgTTTTATTGTTGGTAAAATTGTCTAAAATATTTAGAAAGTTTGAAACACTTTCTGGCACACtgccttaaaggcagggtaggtaaaaaatgtataaaactttttttccaaatttgtttaaactttatttatatatcaatacataattaaaatgtaggtactctgaaaaagaaagtataaaaatcgagtgtctgtagacctctcacgactgttttaaagacagctcattatttccaatcactccaccccCTCCTTTCTGGGCtggattatttatcgtctctactaaggctcgctaagtaatgttatattacgcagctacgtgtgctaatgacacatgcttcatgaaaaaataaacaaaaaaata includes these proteins:
- the LOC132103549 gene encoding zinc fingers and homeoboxes protein 1-like yields the protein MEHCAAPQLESTSTLSSPPDSAEKPGGDAGEKTVKDAYECRICSYKARDVKCLSQHLHAAHPVTSLSDSARSACGDAPEDDLECLNGDLEKSTVKDKPVTIEGTESASLQTPEDSNETSSSMDPKEQEEKMDDSPAPEESQISSPELPQEKSPCSSGSKESCQKRQTVSSGTATHNQTNLVCLPLVSDGLKLIWVRAEQVHELDAMSDLVEAFNAFPYPTSQEASALARKCALPPERVKAWFMMQRVRYGISWADDDIQETRRKLWHIQKGAVAEECVEINDEEDCVRRDESKQVFIPPSAANAHVGQRDQMPKPSRTVPQHITNDQNRLHFSQNNTSQSNNFEQQLHSANVVYKNGHGPASQVPQVNLQFQNDSRNLTPHNTGVQLRDSYGRPTSNVQHTAMSYPEFPELSQSIPCLPGKKTKAQLMALRRSFVQKSWPSDGEVQRLQKMTGLNRREIRKWFADSRYQLRKNGRAWLVKLASQNRSSQLVQQNSHTEQENDVLPSADFYNNDEADDTGAGFEVDVDLADDEGPVGQSIETKEEVSDEGEFDNGSASVQQYSADVSPSPSPSPSFLRGRVEPNVRLRKKTREQLEMLRQNFLRCQWPTSDDYLILQKKTGLTRTEIIQWYGDTRYHIKHNQMRWMTSEERERIIEVIMEQQKRGGNYSRGKVSFEKVGSGLSLGDSTLINQGGGGKAATWNELFRESTPVLPEGEL
- the LOC132103572 gene encoding TERF1-interacting nuclear factor 2-like; amino-acid sequence: MKTATNAMNEDPPLPLSALRLIAPSLRLMSAAMWKVMLQRDTVHYGKLEETITSLCETVPGLLYYRHQARLTIGLRALMILEELRQSDPPDAQRVLQELHKLLESSIPIGKVKDQKVEEAKRNFQTLVYSLLKNAAARKLFFKEEFHLHYGGNYVANLEKLLLEFLIRLDKLLPIPDLAQTVSWLSSAPAVLEECARSASQPQLLRTLLQHERCLGHLGSASLLSSTGDVILSSLSLRLSGRVLQTIQSESTSLCNRVTNPAPSTPRTSHRAEKNAQSQVAPVIGSISNDTLPKKSERVASLGQEVETAS
- the LOC132103560 gene encoding lipid transferase CIDEB-like, whose translation is METTASLFKSVSRRVWSPPQRPFRVCSWNREVKKGVTAGTLEELKEKAAQALLISTELTLVCEEDGTEVDSEEFLLALPDNIVFMALTTGEIWKPHPLRQRGGNNPGDSKPRTGKDIAQITFDLYRTHPKDVFGSLNVKATFKGLYSVSADFQCMGPKKVLREALRVMSTLLHAAGHLLISSAAVIRRIIQGADLLQAQHDKPIKYWE